The following proteins are co-located in the Candidatus Woesearchaeota archaeon genome:
- the ftsY gene encoding signal recognition particle-docking protein FtsY — translation MTDIVTKTSLSESRFNDLFWELELVMLENNVAMEVIERIRSDLKAKLVDQKFDRGRTSDIIMHSLQETIGRVLDFERLDIIDMVKEKEEKPFIIAFFGVNGAGKTTNLVKIAKLLESNGLSCVIAACDTFRAAAIQQLEEHAVNVGVKVIKHDYGADAAAVAFDTIKHAKAKGKDVVLIDTAGRQHSNTNLMDELKKLVRVSRPDLRVFVGESITGNDCIEQAQFFNDAAGIDAIILTKADVDEKGGAAISISYVINKPIIFFGTGQGYEDLKEFDKDFVMKNLGLA, via the coding sequence ATGACCGATATTGTCACAAAGACTTCCCTCTCTGAATCGAGGTTCAATGACCTTTTCTGGGAGCTTGAGCTGGTCATGCTCGAGAACAATGTCGCGATGGAGGTCATCGAAAGGATAAGGTCTGACCTCAAGGCAAAGCTTGTCGACCAGAAATTCGACAGGGGCAGGACCTCTGACATCATCATGCATTCCTTGCAGGAGACAATAGGCCGCGTCCTTGATTTCGAAAGGCTGGATATAATAGATATGGTGAAGGAGAAGGAAGAAAAGCCTTTCATCATCGCATTCTTCGGAGTGAACGGCGCCGGCAAGACGACAAACCTTGTCAAGATAGCTAAGCTGCTCGAATCAAATGGGCTTTCCTGCGTCATAGCAGCCTGCGATACTTTCAGGGCAGCAGCCATCCAGCAGCTCGAGGAGCATGCAGTTAATGTCGGTGTGAAGGTCATCAAGCATGATTACGGGGCTGATGCAGCAGCTGTCGCATTCGACACGATAAAGCATGCCAAGGCAAAGGGCAAAGATGTTGTCCTGATAGATACTGCAGGCAGGCAGCACTCGAACACGAATCTGATGGATGAGCTGAAGAAGCTAGTCAGGGTGAGCAGACCGGATCTCAGGGTGTTTGTGGGGGAATCCATAACAGGCAATGACTGCATTGAGCAGGCGCAGTTCTTCAATGATGCTGCAGGTATCGACGCCATAATACTCACGAAAGCTGATGTCGACGAGAAAGGTGGCGCAGCGATCTCTATATCATATGTAATCAACAAGCCTATCATCTTCTTCGGGACCGGCCAGGGCTATGAGGACCTGAAGGAGTTCGATAAGGATTTCGTGATGAAGAATCTCGGGCTGGCTTAG
- a CDS encoding SMC family ATPase, producing the protein MRLQYIKLENIRSYVTNMIQFPEGSLLLSGDIGSGKSTILLAIEFALFGLKRKQLSGTSLLRHGKPSGSVELCLGLDGKEIIIKRGLKRSKTSVTQDSGYIIINGVKEELTPMELKARVFEILGYPSELVGRSEDLIYRYTVYTPQEEMKHILYEDPDARLDTLRKVFGIDKYKRVVENTNIFLRKVRETQKELEGQIQDLEEKEKAYQAREEEITSLVLKLETIRPNLERVQRQMRDARTRFEETEKKISELMELRKLKELNEQALKHLNEDKERCKSEIADSERQLAHLSKEAQDVLIEGIIEDPLKIEEDIINLQNRISEYNTNKIRTKDKINFLTQKISELKHDINEKTARADVDVKRLQIEDIKSRISRKEELAESIRRAESRIETLRDSISKLRAHKENTEGIIQDISGLRECPTCFQLVTEDHKHKVAVKQKSVLGEFERKLTDIDAEYRRIIEDRDLTVQKKEGISKLEREYDRLMLEIKQAESLSEEVEKKMRIISTYEAELKKAAEDSKAFESFDATGAAKSIEELKRKLNAINQIKIKMERKRNIENNMRQATARIESLSKSLIENQDKQDKHSRKIRDIDARRSQLSGVEGIFDKIKRDLEEITEAERRLELDKISVEKEKETLVNINKSLREEIRKKQETRARIESLLKLKNWFSEHFVNMVNTMEKHVMYRVYNEFNDTFRKWFNELIEEEIMTTRLDDSFTPLIEQNGYEAELDALSGGERTAVALAYRLALNRVINDIISDIKTNDLIILDEPTDGFSTEQLDKVGDVLREMGVKQTIIVSHETKIEGFVDNVLRVRKEGHVSSVS; encoded by the coding sequence ATGCGATTGCAGTACATAAAACTTGAGAACATAAGGAGCTATGTCACTAACATGATACAATTCCCTGAAGGTTCTCTGCTGCTTAGTGGAGACATCGGCAGCGGGAAATCAACTATACTCCTAGCAATAGAATTCGCCCTGTTCGGACTCAAGAGGAAGCAGCTCTCAGGGACAAGCCTCCTGCGTCATGGGAAACCAAGCGGCAGTGTTGAGCTGTGCCTCGGCCTCGACGGGAAAGAGATAATTATCAAAAGAGGGCTCAAGAGGAGCAAGACAAGCGTGACGCAAGACTCAGGATATATCATAATCAACGGCGTCAAGGAAGAGCTGACACCCATGGAGCTAAAGGCCAGGGTATTCGAGATACTTGGATATCCAAGCGAGCTCGTAGGCAGATCCGAGGACCTGATATACAGATATACTGTCTATACACCCCAGGAAGAGATGAAGCACATCCTGTACGAGGATCCTGATGCCAGGCTTGATACTCTCAGGAAAGTCTTCGGAATAGACAAGTACAAGAGGGTCGTCGAGAACACGAATATATTCCTCAGAAAGGTCCGGGAGACCCAGAAAGAGCTTGAGGGCCAGATACAGGACCTTGAAGAGAAGGAAAAGGCATATCAGGCCCGCGAGGAAGAGATAACCTCACTTGTGCTGAAGCTGGAGACAATCAGGCCAAACCTCGAGAGGGTCCAGAGACAGATGAGAGATGCCAGGACAAGGTTCGAGGAGACAGAGAAGAAGATAAGCGAGCTCATGGAGCTCAGGAAGCTCAAAGAGCTCAACGAGCAGGCATTGAAGCACCTGAATGAAGACAAAGAGAGATGCAAGTCAGAGATAGCAGACAGCGAGCGCCAACTGGCACACCTCAGCAAGGAAGCACAGGATGTGCTGATAGAGGGGATAATCGAGGATCCCTTGAAAATCGAAGAGGACATAATCAACCTCCAGAACAGGATATCAGAATACAACACGAACAAGATAAGAACAAAGGACAAGATCAATTTCCTGACACAGAAGATAAGCGAGCTCAAGCATGATATCAATGAGAAGACTGCAAGGGCTGATGTGGATGTGAAGAGACTGCAGATAGAAGACATCAAGAGCAGGATATCAAGAAAAGAGGAGCTGGCCGAGTCCATCAGGCGGGCGGAATCAAGAATCGAGACGCTCAGGGACAGCATCAGCAAACTGAGAGCCCACAAGGAGAACACTGAAGGCATTATACAGGACATATCAGGCTTAAGGGAATGCCCGACATGCTTCCAGCTTGTCACAGAAGACCATAAGCACAAGGTGGCTGTCAAGCAGAAATCAGTATTGGGAGAGTTTGAGAGAAAGCTTACAGATATCGATGCAGAATATAGACGAATAATCGAGGACAGGGATCTTACAGTACAGAAGAAAGAGGGGATATCAAAGCTGGAAAGGGAGTATGATAGGCTGATGCTGGAGATAAAGCAGGCTGAGAGCCTCAGTGAAGAGGTAGAGAAGAAGATGAGGATCATCTCAACATATGAGGCTGAGCTGAAGAAAGCTGCCGAGGACAGCAAGGCCTTCGAGAGCTTCGACGCGACAGGTGCAGCAAAGAGCATAGAAGAGCTGAAAAGGAAGCTCAATGCAATCAACCAGATAAAAATCAAGATGGAGCGAAAGAGAAATATCGAGAACAACATGAGACAGGCAACTGCCAGGATTGAATCTCTCAGCAAATCACTCATAGAAAACCAAGATAAGCAAGACAAGCATTCCAGGAAGATAAGGGATATAGATGCGCGCAGATCACAATTGTCAGGTGTTGAGGGTATATTCGACAAGATAAAAAGAGATCTGGAAGAGATAACAGAGGCTGAAAGGAGACTGGAGCTGGATAAAATATCAGTGGAGAAAGAGAAAGAGACACTAGTGAACATAAACAAGTCATTGAGGGAAGAGATCAGGAAGAAGCAGGAGACAAGAGCGAGGATAGAATCGCTCCTCAAGCTCAAGAACTGGTTCAGCGAGCATTTTGTGAACATGGTCAATACAATGGAGAAGCATGTCATGTACCGCGTCTATAATGAATTCAATGACACATTCAGGAAATGGTTCAATGAGCTCATTGAAGAGGAAATAATGACCACAAGGCTTGATGACTCATTCACACCGCTCATTGAGCAGAATGGATATGAAGCAGAGCTGGACGCCCTGTCAGGGGGTGAGCGGACTGCGGTGGCGCTCGCTTACAGACTTGCACTGAACAGGGTCATAAATGACATAATCTCAGACATTAAGACAAATGACCTGATCATACTCGATGAGCCCACAGACGGGTTCTCGACAGAACAGCTCGACAAGGTGGGTGATGTGCTGCGGGAGATGGGGGTCAAGCAGACCATCATAGTATCACATGAGACAAAGATCGAAGGATTTGTAGATAATGTGCTGAGGGTCAGGAAAGAGGGGCATGTCAGCAGCGTGTCATGA
- a CDS encoding DEAD/DEAH box helicase, with amino-acid sequence MDIGKIKGKVPDRFYAVLEQEKITELRPSQEKAVAAGLLEGKNLLVCTPTASGKTLIAEMAIMNSVLRGKGKGIYIVPLKALASEKAKDFKRKYGEMAKIALSIGNLDSSDPYLAKYDLIIVTAEKFDSLIRHRTPWLQDISVVVVDEIHLLNDASRGPTLEVLITILREVLPNLQLIGLSATIGNPDNLAGWLGAEPVIDTWRPVKLYKGIYHDGKVEFEK; translated from the coding sequence ATGGATATCGGAAAAATCAAGGGGAAAGTGCCTGACAGGTTCTATGCAGTATTGGAGCAGGAGAAGATAACAGAGCTCAGGCCAAGCCAGGAGAAAGCAGTGGCAGCAGGGCTTCTCGAGGGTAAAAACCTCCTCGTCTGCACACCTACAGCATCAGGCAAGACACTCATAGCAGAGATGGCGATCATGAACTCTGTGCTGCGAGGGAAAGGCAAAGGTATCTATATCGTGCCCCTCAAGGCACTAGCCTCAGAGAAAGCTAAGGATTTCAAGAGGAAATACGGCGAGATGGCAAAGATCGCACTGTCAATAGGAAATCTCGATTCATCTGATCCTTATCTGGCAAAATATGACCTGATCATAGTCACAGCAGAGAAATTCGATTCACTGATAAGGCACAGGACCCCATGGCTGCAGGATATATCGGTTGTTGTCGTAGACGAGATACATCTGCTGAATGATGCATCCCGAGGTCCGACACTCGAGGTGCTTATCACAATACTCAGGGAAGTGCTCCCCAATCTGCAGCTGATCGGGCTGAGTGCAACCATAGGGAATCCAGACAATCTTGCAGGATGGTTAGGTGCAGAGCCCGTCATCGACACCTGGAGACCGGTCAAGCTCTACAAAGGGATATATCATGACGGAAAAGTGGAATTCGAGAAATAA
- a CDS encoding HD domain-containing protein, whose amino-acid sequence MENCLRVLDAQEMIGLINAGPFGFIQYRRDGAVSGINEQFMSMVGLDEIPSDISGIPSLEQGGYDEWMRQTAIIGQASRMYAGLQIPGKPNPVADRNNAYLLLQAIPDEDRSVVFALDSTDLEWFRRENTGVKTRYNNDKMEQSLDALKDSVGYDFGFVAFKAPNDSFYQLGASRGLNDEQRSRVKVSLMNGLGSRYSSLTGPDISGVDANIVCGTESGSILTYPIINFGKVIGAIVLGSTGRRFDQGDIEHVKVPANYVESHLQLLEVSGSTICSFMGMLEIANHMNLGHPRRVSDIAGGMGSEIGFSDDQMRCLRNSAMVHDIGKMLVPSELIRTKGRYGALERAMMEFHPELGAQKLCMIPGLKRVGVVVSQHHENYDGTGYARGLEGREILPESRVIRIADSFDVMVNGRNYKDSRSAIDAVDDIKRHSGTWYDPGFVQVLEYLVKSKIIRSERERPQLRVVNF is encoded by the coding sequence ATGGAGAACTGTCTGAGGGTTTTGGATGCGCAGGAAATGATCGGTTTGATAAATGCTGGTCCATTCGGATTCATCCAGTACCGGCGTGACGGAGCTGTTTCTGGGATAAATGAGCAATTCATGTCCATGGTAGGCCTTGATGAGATTCCGTCAGATATTTCTGGGATACCATCATTGGAGCAGGGAGGTTATGATGAGTGGATGCGCCAGACTGCTATTATCGGCCAGGCATCCAGGATGTATGCTGGACTGCAAATACCAGGCAAGCCCAATCCTGTCGCAGATCGGAATAATGCTTATCTATTGCTTCAGGCTATCCCTGATGAGGATCGCTCTGTTGTCTTTGCTCTTGATTCCACTGACCTTGAGTGGTTCAGGAGGGAGAACACAGGTGTCAAGACAAGATACAATAATGACAAGATGGAGCAATCCCTTGATGCGCTGAAGGATTCAGTGGGTTATGATTTCGGATTCGTTGCCTTCAAGGCGCCTAATGACAGTTTCTATCAGCTTGGTGCAAGCCGGGGCCTGAACGATGAGCAGCGAAGCAGAGTCAAGGTATCTCTGATGAATGGTCTTGGCTCAAGATACTCTTCCTTGACAGGTCCTGATATTTCGGGTGTTGATGCCAATATTGTGTGCGGCACAGAGTCAGGCTCCATATTGACTTATCCTATCATCAATTTTGGCAAGGTCATTGGTGCGATAGTGCTCGGAAGCACAGGCAGGAGATTTGACCAGGGAGATATCGAGCATGTCAAGGTTCCTGCGAATTATGTGGAATCTCATCTGCAACTGCTTGAGGTCTCAGGATCAACAATATGTTCCTTTATGGGCATGCTTGAGATAGCCAATCATATGAATCTGGGCCATCCGAGGAGAGTCAGTGATATTGCTGGGGGGATGGGTTCAGAGATAGGGTTCTCTGATGACCAGATGAGATGCCTCAGGAATTCTGCCATGGTGCATGATATCGGCAAGATGCTTGTTCCCTCTGAGCTTATCAGGACAAAAGGGAGATATGGGGCCTTGGAGAGGGCCATGATGGAATTCCATCCCGAATTGGGCGCTCAGAAGCTTTGCATGATCCCAGGTCTCAAGAGGGTGGGTGTCGTTGTCAGCCAGCATCATGAGAACTATGATGGGACAGGCTACGCGAGGGGTCTGGAAGGCAGGGAGATATTGCCGGAGTCAAGAGTCATCAGGATTGCTGATTCATTCGATGTGATGGTGAATGGGAGGAACTACAAGGACAGCCGCTCTGCTATTGATGCTGTTGATGATATCAAGAGGCATTCTGGCACTTGGTATGATCCAGGATTTGTGCAGGTCCTGGAATACCTTGTGAAGTCTAAGATAATCCGGAGCGAGAGAGAAAGGCCCCAGCTGCGTGTTGTCAATTTCTAA
- a CDS encoding DUF4013 domain-containing protein — protein MVDYAKAIQRPFSDWKKYLIGCALYVIPFLNIITGIFASGYSVMCAKSAMKKDFKLPEWDDWGGMFVKGLLLMVIGIIYMLPAMIVGAIAGFTAAAAIFSGENWMTALGAVGALGGVAFLIILVTAYFLPAATMLFADKGNLGAAFEFGNVFKMALTGTYFVAWLITLLILIGVGIVVGFVSALLAVTVVLPWAISAMFSMFSTIMAMSVFGQVYAEVKR, from the coding sequence ATGGTTGATTATGCGAAAGCTATCCAGCGACCTTTTTCTGACTGGAAGAAATATCTGATTGGGTGTGCCCTGTATGTTATTCCTTTCTTGAATATCATAACAGGCATCTTCGCTTCAGGCTACAGCGTCATGTGCGCGAAGAGCGCGATGAAGAAGGACTTCAAGCTTCCTGAATGGGACGACTGGGGAGGGATGTTTGTCAAGGGTCTTCTTCTGATGGTCATCGGGATCATCTATATGCTGCCGGCGATGATAGTGGGGGCCATAGCAGGGTTCACTGCAGCTGCTGCCATTTTCTCAGGAGAGAATTGGATGACTGCGCTCGGCGCTGTGGGTGCGCTAGGCGGTGTCGCTTTCCTCATCATTCTTGTAACAGCTTATTTCCTTCCTGCTGCGACAATGCTTTTCGCAGACAAGGGGAATCTGGGAGCGGCGTTCGAGTTCGGGAATGTGTTCAAGATGGCACTCACAGGGACTTATTTTGTTGCCTGGCTCATCACCCTGCTGATACTTATCGGTGTGGGTATTGTAGTGGGGTTTGTCAGCGCTCTGCTAGCAGTCACTGTGGTGCTCCCATGGGCGATCTCAGCGATGTTCAGCATGTTCTCGACAATCATGGCCATGTCAGTCTTCGGCCAGGTCTATGCTGAGGTGAAAAGATGA
- a CDS encoding ATP-binding cassette domain-containing protein, producing MKDIQARNLSVTFKEKVFETDLDIQKNEFVSIIGDNGSGKSTLANALLGVIPGFLPGKVGGQLDIRTDSIGFVLQNPSSQFLAFKVRNEVRRIDDETLKKNGLYSLRNRNVFELSEGEKQKINLLNQLMSPIQTLILDEPLELLDPVEARGFLSIIRAFKGERTIIWLDKRQPPVKADKTISLKRRRPFRLGKKFRGRGGTVLDRRISFRRGPYSLCGTIKANEGEKIALIGRNGSGKTTLLKILCGLVGIWQSTKPSMAYCVQNPSHFLYEDKVSDEVKSHEMMEAFGIDGLKDNDPNKLSKGQQKMVANAAAFSTGADVLLLDEPTVWLDEYNRCIFYQNMMNSHKTMIIATHNPKVVSLCDRAYMIEDGEIRCTDTRQARQFFTD from the coding sequence ATGAAAGACATACAAGCTAGAAACCTCTCTGTAACCTTCAAGGAGAAGGTGTTCGAGACAGACCTTGATATACAGAAGAACGAATTCGTCTCAATAATAGGCGACAATGGATCCGGGAAATCCACACTCGCCAATGCGCTTCTTGGCGTGATACCAGGATTCCTGCCCGGGAAAGTGGGCGGCCAACTCGACATCAGGACCGACAGCATAGGTTTTGTGCTGCAGAACCCAAGTTCGCAGTTCCTCGCATTCAAGGTGAGGAATGAAGTGAGGCGGATCGATGATGAGACCCTAAAGAAGAACGGACTATACAGCCTCAGGAACAGGAATGTCTTCGAGCTTTCAGAGGGGGAGAAACAGAAGATAAACCTCCTGAACCAGCTGATGAGCCCAATCCAGACACTCATCCTGGACGAGCCTCTTGAGCTCCTTGACCCTGTCGAAGCGAGGGGATTCCTAAGCATAATAAGAGCGTTCAAGGGAGAGAGGACCATCATCTGGCTCGACAAGAGGCAGCCTCCTGTCAAGGCAGACAAGACCATATCCCTGAAGAGGAGGAGGCCTTTCAGGCTCGGGAAGAAGTTCAGGGGCCGAGGCGGAACAGTGCTGGACAGGAGAATCAGTTTCAGGAGAGGCCCATACTCACTCTGCGGCACAATCAAGGCAAATGAGGGAGAGAAGATAGCGCTGATAGGAAGGAACGGAAGCGGCAAGACAACACTGCTCAAGATACTCTGCGGGCTGGTCGGCATATGGCAGAGCACCAAGCCCAGCATGGCCTACTGCGTGCAGAACCCGTCGCATTTCCTATACGAAGACAAGGTCTCAGATGAGGTAAAGAGCCATGAGATGATGGAAGCATTCGGGATAGACGGACTGAAGGACAATGATCCCAACAAGCTGAGCAAAGGCCAGCAGAAGATGGTGGCGAATGCTGCGGCTTTCTCGACAGGTGCTGATGTGCTGCTCCTCGATGAGCCTACGGTCTGGCTTGACGAATACAACCGATGCATATTCTACCAGAACATGATGAACAGCCACAAGACAATGATAATAGCGACACATAATCCCAAGGTCGTCTCATTATGCGACAGGGCGTATATGATAGAAGATGGAGAGATAAGATGTACAGATACAAGGCAGGCAAGACAATTTTTCACAGACTGA
- a CDS encoding ECF transporter S component: protein MKSKTIRDASIRDTSGRTEKHENHDTRADHRRMEDRKNEHRKQNNYLIYSIAAMLSGISIIFQLMPFWPTTWGMRIDLVTVPWIIALFLFGWKASSLTSILSAIFIGFIAVSSWLGAGMKLLATACILVPLMISYDIRKRKFHHLWAMMLLGLILRSVVMLYINYHFALPIWLHLPTEEIMTKFPWYFLVIPNLVQSIVEILAAYAIVFRTKLKTYISA, encoded by the coding sequence ATGAAGAGCAAGACGATAAGAGACGCTTCGATAAGAGACACTTCAGGGCGCACAGAGAAGCATGAGAATCATGATACCCGGGCGGATCACCGCAGGATGGAAGACAGAAAAAATGAGCACAGGAAACAGAACAATTATCTCATATACTCAATAGCGGCAATGCTGTCAGGAATTTCGATAATATTCCAGCTCATGCCATTCTGGCCCACAACATGGGGGATGAGGATAGACCTTGTCACAGTCCCATGGATAATCGCCCTGTTCCTCTTCGGATGGAAAGCATCATCGCTGACGAGCATACTGTCGGCGATATTCATAGGATTCATAGCAGTCAGCAGCTGGCTGGGTGCAGGGATGAAACTGCTGGCAACAGCATGCATATTGGTGCCCCTGATGATATCATATGATATCAGGAAAAGGAAGTTCCACCATCTCTGGGCCATGATGCTCCTCGGCCTGATACTCAGGAGCGTGGTGATGCTCTATATAAACTATCACTTCGCCCTCCCCATATGGCTTCACCTGCCCACTGAGGAGATAATGACGAAGTTCCCCTGGTATTTCCTGGTCATACCGAATCTGGTGCAGTCGATCGTGGAGATTCTTGCAGCATATGCCATCGTATTCAGGACGAAACTGAAGACTTACATCTCTGCCTAA
- a CDS encoding DUF120 domain-containing protein, whose product MFDLLLYLGDKTELFGNLNSSTVTISKDIGISQQSVSRKLIELEQSGMIKRQASTSGITLSLSEKGRNRILDHFEYIRKIVDRNRVESFSGRVQTGIRQGKYYVKKYSDKFSEVLGFEPFHGTLNLDVNRTLVKKFVNQLESFKILGFEDELREFGPVLCYEIELGINGKALNGALIVPERTKHPENIIEILAPINVREHLKVKDDDEILIRKVKK is encoded by the coding sequence ATGTTTGATCTATTGCTTTATCTGGGGGACAAGACAGAGCTTTTCGGAAATCTCAACAGCTCGACAGTCACAATCTCAAAAGACATAGGCATATCCCAGCAGTCAGTGTCGAGGAAGCTCATCGAGCTCGAGCAGTCAGGCATGATAAAGAGGCAAGCCTCGACATCAGGCATAACCCTCTCGCTCAGCGAAAAAGGCAGGAACAGGATACTTGACCATTTCGAATACATAAGGAAGATTGTCGACAGGAACAGAGTGGAGTCATTCAGCGGCAGAGTGCAGACAGGCATCAGGCAGGGGAAATATTATGTCAAGAAATATTCAGACAAATTCTCCGAAGTGCTCGGATTCGAGCCGTTCCACGGCACACTGAACCTCGACGTGAACAGGACGCTGGTCAAGAAGTTCGTCAACCAGCTCGAGAGCTTCAAGATATTGGGTTTCGAGGATGAGCTGAGGGAGTTCGGGCCGGTCTTATGCTATGAGATAGAGCTCGGGATAAACGGGAAGGCACTGAACGGCGCACTCATAGTGCCTGAGAGGACAAAACATCCAGAGAACATAATAGAGATACTGGCGCCGATAAATGTCAGGGAGCATCTGAAGGTCAAGGATGATGACGAGATACTCATCAGAAAGGTGAAAAAATGA